A single region of the Musa acuminata AAA Group cultivar baxijiao chromosome BXJ1-11, Cavendish_Baxijiao_AAA, whole genome shotgun sequence genome encodes:
- the LOC135597330 gene encoding increased DNA methylation 1-like: MSEQKLTDEQRFKEDKMMRMLFGQGMHRMDRDGFDGSKQEHHIFMEVFSVTSVDTASNHNIALSTMDLQKDEGSQSKLVESSNCESSVLTSSFSTKDSSGEASQPACVYARQVSGSRCFADISSCCGVADPYDADIKCMKVSSIEQQNHKSVMQSYSLSVTGDDLLGLDRSQNSSSMLMQRQQQSPCLVIETCSHDILSSCYLSKTNKEIDGSDDMDVGNALDIECKSQDMRGDKIIIEAKSVTSPVSQESFASGLLVVNAAAAPAETPGVPIHMKHIVEESSILNSSSTDVASKRALIRELPERLRLHTNRLLTDAGWKIEPRVRSDRTKLASYYIAPKEKLVVTSLSQAWKACGRRLYSSAMDSELEDNGREWTNINRFWSDLTDTLFYVEENTQSTKISISLLKRWQLLDPFVAVVCINRKVGVLREGRSLKAVSSATFILSEDGNTILAGESKDRDVKLATLDSNSGSYLNYNVLPASQLDHEFGVTEVSRNQQRIQNCHDLQNSSRPKQQKRKFSCSAGTQGKNVKSLAACSGNGLHGTKCSHHVSCEDSSSPNYAVNGADTSFAVKDSFSNPIDGLLAQDSLVPVLETLPTDALAPFLKTSPTDDPNACKSASTDKSLFLQESNVPSSSNAEHLVGNGPCDCKPNRKGFKEARQQRTVISAKRRVYGKHLTKSVRCDRLDLLSHENTANIIVVVDERLATQPSDLIPGCEDGLLASNIHSDIITEKVAIKASESKDQNFSVNQVSDSGKKVHKKSKKISEIRASKVDGTNDEKSMEALNFRFDDRSNDYTETQCNQEDSQTLAFESTLGCMKENTCATVEDCSNVKKKMVKSESKVPRQRLKGRKGKFAMSLENKEASKSIPAVIDEEHMPFLKRNSCNAKGLSSQVLPPPNLPSLLNKAHKCTVFDDSVVASDDGNTSTGGKTINAEVLCSDNPTEENRKLSKPKVPEACKKRKWKRPRGFRINDDDLLIAAIIKNKDYISCNDKKGPKLGVSRPKILKKHESQKGGCKLLLRTPGKGGLSKDGKGINLGARTVLCWLIDRGVLSLKDVLQYRNPKNNALVKDGWITRNGILCKCCMEIFSVSAFKAHSGSKFQKPSSNLFLQSGRSYTLCQLQAWSADYKARKGRKRDMRVEEVDQNDDTCGLCIDGGELICCDNCPSTYHQTCLTIQVLPEGSWYCHNCICKSCGDVVDATTSSSFAVLECSQCEHKYHGTCVKKRNLGSGEVESGTWFCGKKCKEVYLGLRSHVGILNCLADGFSWTILRCNHDDQKINSTQKIALMAECNTKLAIALSIMEECFLPMVDPRTHIDMIPHVLYNRGSNFTRLNYQGFYTVVLEKSDEVISVASIRIHGVTVAEMPLIATCSEYRRQGMCRRLIDAIEKMLKSFGVKMLVISAIPILVETWTSHFGFKPIEDVERRQLNHVNLMLFPGTALLIKQLEEPTTEESGSKSDVCLKGYQSVNPDGSNEVTNITTEVQADRTARTDSDDEALLATADVTYQMEQEHDWQQKDLLVSSYDTLNSIAKPNDNDANISEPFRRKIANLDIDKKSQFDSAEHTEQEIFTSLSVVSKSTAFHSCSGSLIICATDDRYFAESVPINDGESEKVDMISEAEAKNILEEDNRLFSEGDGIEEDITNHSSEAKCSSFDG, translated from the exons ATGTCAGAGCAAAAATTGACAGATGAGCAGAGATTTAAGGAAGACAAGATGATGAGAATGTTGTTTGGTCAAGGAATGCATAGGATGGACAGAGATGGGTTTGATGGCTCAAAACAAGAACATCACATATTTATGGAGGTGTTTAGTGTAACTAGTGTTGACACAGCAAGTAATCATAACATTGCTTTGAGCACCATGGATCTCCAAAAAGATGAAGGCAGCCAATCAAAATTGGTTGAATCTTCGAATTGTGAGAGCTCAGTTCTGACTAGTTCTTTTTCCACCAAAGATTCATCTGGCGAAGCTTCCCAGCCTGCTTGTGTTTATGCGAGACAGGTTAGTGGTTCCAGATGCTTTGCGGATATCTCTTCCTGTTGTGGTGTTGCAGATCCTTATGATGCTGACATCAAGTGCATGAAAGTATCATCTATCGAGCAACAAAATCATAAGAGCGTTATGCAAAGCTACAGTCTGTCAGTCACCGGTGATGACCTGCTTGGCCTGGATCGGTCTCAAAATTCTTCAAGCATGCTAATGCAGCGTCAACAGCAATCACCATGTCTTGTAATAGAAACTTGTTCTCATGATATCTTATCTAGTTGCTATCTCTccaaaacaaataaagaaattGATGGTAGTGATGATATGGATGTTGGTAATGCTTTGGATATTGAATGCAAAAGCCAGGATATGAGAGGCGATAAGATAATTATTGAAGCTAAATCTGTTACTTCACCTGTTTCTCAAGAGAGCTTTGCTTCTGGGCTTCTGGTAGTAAATGCAGCTGCTGCTCCTGCAGAGACACCAGGGGTGCCCATACACATGAAACATATTGTAGAAGAGTCCAGCATTCTGAACTCCAGCTCAACTGATGTTGCATCCAAGAGGGCATTGATTAGAGAACTTCCTGAACGTCTTCGTTTGCATACAAATCGCCTTCTCACTGATGCAGGCTGGAAAATTGAGCCTCGTGTGAGAAGTGACAGAACCAAATTGGCTTCCTACTATATAGCACCTAAAGAAAAACTTGTTGTTACGTCACTATCTCAAGCTTGGAAGGCTTGTGGTCGGAGACTTTATTCCAGTGCAATGGACTCTGAACTGGAAGATAATGGGAGGGAGTGGACAAATATCAATAGATTTTGGAGTGATTTGACAGACACGCTGTTCTACGTTGAGGAGAACACTCAGTCCACTAAAATTTCCATTTCTCTTTTGAAAAGATGGCAGCTTCTTGATCCATTTGTTGCTGTGGTCTGCATCAATAGGAAGGTTGGTGTTCTGCGAGAAGGAAGGTCTCTCAAGGCTGTGAGTAGTGCCACTTTCATTCTGAGTGAGGATGGTAATACCATCTTGGCAGGTGAGAGCAAAGATAGAGACGTTAAACTGGCAACGCTGGATTCAAATTCAGGAAGTTATTTGAATTATAATGTTCTGCCAGCTAGTCAGCTTGATCATGAGTTTGGAGTAACTGAAGTTTCCAGAAACCAGCAGAGAATACAAAATTGCCATGATTTGCAAAACAGTAGCCGACCTAAGCAACAAAAACGAAAATTTTCATGCTCTGCTGGAACACAAGGAAAGAACGTTAAAAGTCTGGCTGCATGCTCAGGAAATGGCTTGCATGGTACCAAATGCTCACATCACGTAAGTTGTGAGGATTCATCCAGTCCAAACTATGCAGTAAATGGTGCTGACACTTCTTTTGCAGTGAAAGATTCATTCTCCAATCCTATCGATGGTCTTTTAGCTCAAGATTCCCTTGTACCTGTTTTAGAAACATTACCAACCGATGCCCTTGCTCCTTTTTTAAAAACATCACCAACTGATGACCCAAATGCTTGCAAATCTGCTTCCACTGATAAATCCTTATTTCTTCAAGAAAGTAATGTTCCATCCAGTTCTAATGCTGAACACCTTGTTGGTAATGGACCATGCGATTGCAAACCAAACAGAAAAGGTTTTAAAGAGGCAAGACAACAAAGAACAGTGATTTCTGCGAAACGGAGAGTATATGGTAAGCATTTAACAAAGTCTGTTCGCTGTGATAGGCTAGATCTGCTTAGTCATGAGAATACGGCCAACATAATAGTGGTAGTTGATGAAAGATTGGCAACACAACCTTCAGATTTGATTCCAGGCTGTGAAGATGGGCTTCTTGCCTCTAACATTCACAGTGATATTATAACTGAAAAGGTGGCCATCAAGGCTTCTGAATCTAAGGATCAGAATTTTTCAGTGAACCAAGTAAGTGATTCGGGTAAAAAGGTACATAAGAAGTCCAAGAAAATATCTGAAATTAGAGCATCAAAAGTAGATGGCACAAACGATGAGAAGTCCATGGAGGCTTTAAATTTCCGTTTTGATGACAGAAGTAATGATTATACTGAAACCCAGTGCAATCAGGAAGATTCCCAGACACTTGCATTTGAGTCAACTTTAGGGTGCATGAAAGAGAACACGTGTGCAACAGTAGAAGATTGTTCAAATGTTAAGAAAAAGATGGTTAAATCAGAATCCAAAGTTCCCAGGCAGCGCCTGAAGGGCAGGAAAGGAAAATTTGCCATGTCTTTGGAGAATAAAGAAGCAAGTAAATCGATACCTGCTGTTATAGATGAAGAACACATGCCATTCCTCAAAAGGAACAGTTGCAATGCAAAGGGTTTGAGTTCCCAAGTGCTTCCCCCACCAAATTTGCCTTCCTTGTTAAATAAGGCTCACAAGTGTACTGTTTTTGATGATTCAGTTGTTGCATCAGATGATGGCAATACTTCTACGGGTGGCAAGACCATAAATGCCGAAGTTTTATGTTCTGATAATCCAACTGAAGAAAACAGAAAGCTTTCCAAGCCAAAGGTACCTGAAGCTTGTAAGAAAAGAAAGTGGAAGAGACCACGTGGATTCCGTATTAATGATGATGACCTTCTAATTGCTGCTATTATTAAAAACAAAGATTACATCTCCTGTAATGACAAAAAAGGCCCCAAGCTAGGTGTTTCAAGACCAAAAATATTAAAGAAACATGAAAGCCAAAAAGGAGGTTGTAAGTTGCTATTGCGAACACCTGGAAAAGGTGGACTGTCCAAAGATGGGAAGGGAATTAATTTGGGAGCAAGAACAGTTTTGTGCTGGTTGATTGATAGGGGTGTTTTATCCCTTAAAGATGTTCTGCAGTATAGGAATCCAAAAAACAATGCTTTGGTCAAGGATGGGTGGATTACCAGAAACGGAATTTTGTGTAAATGCTGCATGGAAATATTCTCTGTATCTGCATTCAAGGCTCATTCTGGTTCAAAGTTCCAAAAACCATCTTCGAATCTTTTCCTGCAGTCGGGTAGATCATACACCTTATGTCAACTTCAGGCTTGGTCTGCTGATTACAAGGCAAGAAAAGGCCGCAAGAGAGATATGAGAGTTGAGGAGGTGGATCAAAATGATgatacttgtggactttgtatagATGGTGGTGAGCTAATATGTTGTGACAATTGTCCCTCTACTTATCATCAAACCTGCTTGACCATTCAG GTTCTTCCAGAAGGCAGCTGGTATTGCCACAATTGCATTTGTAAGAGCTGTGGAGATGTTGTTGATGCAACCACATCAAGTTCTTTTGCTGTGCTTGAATGTTCACAATGTGAACATAAAT ATCATGGTACATGCGTAAAGAAAAGAAATCTGGGCTCTGGGGAAGTAGAATCCGGTACATGGTTTTGTGGGAAAAAGTGCAAAGAG GTCTACTTAGGTCTGCGTTCTCATGTTGGAATATTGAACTGTCTTGCTGATGGATTTTCCTGGACTATTTTGAGATGCAATCATGATGATCAAAAAATTAACTCAACACAAAAAATTGCACTAATGGCAGAATGCAACACAAAGTTAGCTATTGCCTTGAGTATTATGGAGGAATGCTTTCTTCCTATGGTGGATCCAAGAACACACATAGACATGATACCACATGTCCTATACAATCGGGG GTCTAATTTCACCCGCTTAAACTACCAAGGATTTTACACCGTGGTCTTGGAGAAGAGTGATGAAGTGATATCTGTAGCATCGATCAG AATACATGGAGTTACAGTAGCTGAGATGCCTCTGATCGCAACTTGCAGTGAGTATCGTCGACAAGGAATGTGCAGACGGCTCATTGATGCAATTGAAAAG ATGCTGAAATCTTTTGGAGTTAAGATGCTGGTTATATCAGCTATACCGATCCTCGTTGAGACATGGACATCACATTTTGGCTTTAAGCCTATTGAGGATGTCGAAAGGAGGCAATTAAATCATGTCAACTTGATGTTGTTTCCTGGAACAGCATTGTTGATCAAGCAATTGGAAGAACCGACAACTGAAGAATCAG GATCAAAAAGTGATGTGTGCTTAAAAGGCTATCAATCTGTAAATCCTGATGGTTCTAATGAAGTTACCAATATTACAACTGAAGTGCAAGCTGACAGGACTGCTAGAACTGATTCAGATGATGAAGCTTTGCTCGCAACAGCAGATGTAACTTATCAAATGGAACAAGAACATGACTGGCAACAGAAGGATTTATTAGTATCATCCTATGACACCCTTAATTCAATAGCCAAGCCTAATGATAATGATGCTAATATTTCTGAACCCTTCCGTAGAAAAATAGCGAACTTAGATATTGATAAGAAGAGCCAGTTTGATTCAGCTGAACATACTGAACAAGAGATATTTACTTCTCTGTCAGTTGTGAGCAAATCGACTGCTTTCCATTCTTGTTCTGGCTCTCTTATTATTTGTGCTACAGATGATcgatattttgcagaatctgtcccTATCAACGATGGTGAATCTGAGAAGGTTGATATGATTTCTGAAGCTGAAGCTAAAAACATATTGGAAGAAGATAACAGACTGTTTTCTGAAGGCGATGGAATTGAAGAGGATATTACTAATCATTCTTCGGAAGCAAAATGCAGCTCATTTGATGGGTAG
- the LOC135596457 gene encoding uncharacterized protein LOC135596457 → MWPQPSTDEDMIAGSEIYGRPLYRRSKPVGAPTGASARHTSPSAVPFSWERLPGIPKAQIAIDARSPDPLLPLPPPLRSATAGPRKKRPIAGPRPAPDPFAAALAVCAKAPRGSTIGELLAASGSAAGRHRRVSAASAWSISDRLGLLGLYASCKATCAVADSSVYVPRSASYRPLSRRSA, encoded by the coding sequence ATGTGGCCACAGCCATCCACCGATGAAGACATGATCGCCGGATCGGAGATCTACGGGCGGCCGCTATACCGACGGAGCAAGCCCGTCGGTGCGCCCACCGGAGCATCAGCACGCCACACCTCCCCCTCCGCCGTCCCCTTCTCCTGGGAGCGGCTGCCGGGCATCCCCAAGGCCCAGATCGCCATCGACGCCCGCTCGCCGGaccccctcctccccctccctccccctCTCAGATCCGCCACCGCCGGCCCCCGCAAGAAGCGACCCATCGCGGGCCCACGCCCCGCCCCCGACCCCTTCGCCGCCGCGCTCGCCGTGTGCGCCAAGGCCCCGCGGGGCTCCACCATCGGGGAGCTATTAGCGGCGAGCGGGTCGGCCGCCGGTCGTCACCGGAGGGTGTCGGCAGCGTCGGCGTGGTCCATCTCCGACCGGCTCGGGCTCCTCGGCCTCTACGCCTCGTGCAAGGCGACGTGCGCCGTCGCGGACTCATCCGTATACGTCCCTCGGTCCGCCTCCTATAGGCCCTTGAGCCGGCGGTCAGcctaa